The Sediminispirochaeta smaragdinae DSM 11293 genome has a segment encoding these proteins:
- a CDS encoding Nif3-like dinuclear metal center hexameric protein: MTVSELDAYFRSILAIDDLAGVDYSLNGLQVGRFDMPVRKVAFAVDACEESILRTKDIGAQMLFVHHGLFWGKEQSITGSHYRRIAALIENDIALYAAHLPLDMHETYGNNAGLAKQLGLKDIEPFGVFRRVRIGCAGRFETPQTIDDVLALLEMDREELLGVLAFGPEKISSVAIISGGADKDVEQAIEKGVDLYLTGELSHQVYHLCQESGINLIAAGHYRTEVYGVQLMAGKLEADTGIETCFIDLPTGL; the protein is encoded by the coding sequence ATGACAGTCAGTGAACTTGATGCCTATTTTCGCTCGATTCTTGCTATCGATGATCTTGCCGGAGTCGATTACTCCCTCAATGGTCTGCAGGTCGGACGCTTCGACATGCCGGTGCGAAAGGTCGCCTTTGCCGTTGATGCCTGCGAAGAGAGTATCCTCCGGACAAAAGATATCGGCGCGCAGATGCTCTTCGTACATCACGGCCTTTTTTGGGGAAAGGAACAGAGTATAACCGGTTCTCATTATCGCCGCATTGCCGCTTTGATCGAGAATGATATTGCCCTGTATGCGGCACATTTGCCTCTCGACATGCACGAAACATACGGCAATAATGCGGGCCTTGCCAAACAGCTTGGTTTGAAAGATATAGAACCCTTTGGTGTGTTTCGAAGAGTTCGAATCGGCTGTGCCGGTCGTTTTGAAACACCCCAAACCATCGATGATGTTCTTGCCCTGTTGGAAATGGATAGGGAAGAGCTCCTGGGAGTTCTCGCTTTTGGCCCTGAAAAGATTTCTTCTGTGGCCATTATTTCGGGTGGTGCGGACAAAGATGTAGAGCAGGCGATTGAAAAGGGTGTCGATCTCTATCTCACAGGAGAGCTGAGCCATCAGGTTTATCATTTGTGCCAGGAATCGGGTATCAATCTCATTGCTGCCGGTCATTATCGAACCGAGGTGTATGGTGTTCAATTGATGGCGGGCAAGTTGGAAGCGGATACCGGGATTGAAACCTGCTTTATCGATCTTCCGACGGGGCTGTAA
- the lspA gene encoding signal peptidase II, with protein sequence MEKPYRPFFLTAAIILLDQLTKWLIVSLVPYHTVARSFGGDFLRIIHTRNLAVAFSLGNGFPQPVKLFLFILVPLIALVAISVYLVKGRDLSSFQRWVLAAIVGGGAGNIIDRIFRPEGVVDFIDVKFYGLFGLDRWPTFNVADSTVVVAGIALLISFFLEERKQ encoded by the coding sequence ATGGAGAAGCCGTATCGCCCATTTTTTCTCACCGCGGCCATCATTCTGCTGGATCAGCTCACAAAATGGTTGATTGTTTCTCTTGTTCCCTATCATACCGTTGCACGGAGTTTCGGCGGAGATTTTTTGCGTATCATTCATACGCGTAATCTTGCGGTGGCCTTTAGTCTTGGAAACGGATTTCCACAGCCGGTCAAGCTTTTCTTATTTATTTTGGTGCCTCTCATCGCCCTTGTTGCAATTTCCGTCTATCTTGTGAAAGGTCGGGACCTTTCCTCTTTCCAGCGTTGGGTGCTTGCCGCTATTGTCGGCGGGGGGGCGGGGAATATCATTGATAGGATTTTTCGTCCCGAGGGGGTTGTCGATTTTATCGATGTTAAATTTTATGGACTTTTCGGGCTCGATCGTTGGCCTACCTTTAATGTCGCAGATTCTACGGTTGTGGTAGCAGGCATCGCCCTTCTTATCTCGTTTTTTCTGGAGGAAAGAAAGCAATGA
- a CDS encoding POTRA domain-containing protein — protein sequence MRLLATISLGLCLFVTALSPLFSYNEGETVFPQSKEPLTVRSITITGLEKTRRSAILPLISIRLGDPLRKEDVEQSQQRLKQTNLFSKIQFHYNQEGPEVDIELVVEEKLSVVAIPVVASNGDSLMFGATLFEANFLGLRRQFIGAAFYTLNESLNATIGYIDPSLSDGTSTLIFFAGGGKTEREDLLQDKTSIRSFTSQGFRINGGLETRTDARLQPGIQVKYDSTFVEDGDVDSAQMIGIGLSLSWKDLYYLEFFEKGLWANVSFDVGYDFYENGSPLFTETELNIAYTLPFAGKHLLKFEARGGDSTAPTALLNTLNGDGFRVLPSGDSVGWQYMAGSVTAEFSLLSFPWGTGTMAFFFDGGTYTPQERNHYTRFYGPGGGIRLYLNKIVFPALQFNIGWNIPEDVSFFSFSIGMGR from the coding sequence ATGAGACTATTAGCAACCATTTCACTCGGATTATGCCTCTTTGTTACAGCCCTTAGTCCACTGTTTTCCTACAACGAAGGAGAAACAGTGTTTCCCCAAAGCAAAGAACCTCTTACCGTCAGATCCATTACCATCACAGGCCTTGAAAAAACCCGTCGTTCAGCTATTCTGCCCTTGATAAGTATCCGCCTCGGAGATCCTTTGCGTAAGGAAGATGTGGAGCAATCGCAGCAGCGGCTCAAGCAAACCAATCTTTTCTCGAAAATTCAGTTTCACTACAACCAGGAGGGACCAGAGGTCGACATAGAACTGGTGGTTGAAGAAAAGCTCTCTGTTGTCGCCATCCCCGTGGTTGCCTCAAATGGCGACTCGCTGATGTTCGGCGCAACGCTGTTTGAAGCAAATTTCCTCGGCTTACGGCGTCAATTCATCGGCGCGGCCTTTTATACGCTAAACGAAAGTCTGAATGCCACTATCGGGTATATCGATCCGTCACTGTCGGATGGAACGTCGACGCTGATCTTCTTTGCCGGAGGTGGAAAAACCGAAAGGGAAGACCTACTTCAAGACAAGACCAGCATCCGTTCTTTTACCAGTCAGGGGTTTCGTATAAACGGCGGGCTGGAAACACGAACCGACGCACGCTTGCAGCCCGGAATTCAGGTGAAGTACGACAGTACATTTGTCGAAGATGGTGACGTGGACTCGGCCCAGATGATCGGTATTGGCCTCTCGCTGAGCTGGAAGGATCTTTATTATTTAGAATTTTTCGAAAAGGGACTTTGGGCAAACGTCTCTTTCGATGTCGGCTATGATTTTTATGAAAATGGATCACCTTTATTCACCGAAACAGAGCTAAATATTGCCTATACCCTCCCTTTTGCGGGGAAGCATCTGCTTAAATTCGAAGCGAGAGGGGGGGACTCCACCGCTCCGACCGCACTGTTGAACACCTTGAATGGGGATGGCTTCAGGGTCCTTCCGTCGGGAGACAGCGTGGGCTGGCAATACATGGCAGGTTCCGTTACAGCTGAATTCTCGCTTCTCTCTTTTCCATGGGGAACAGGAACCATGGCATTCTTCTTTGACGGCGGAACCTACACTCCACAGGAGCGGAATCATTACACACGCTTCTACGGGCCGGGAGGTGGAATTCGACTCTACCTGAACAAAATTGTCTTCCCTGCTCTTCAGTTTAATATCGGCTGGAATATTCCGGAAGATGTTTCTTTCTTCTCTTTTTCCATCGGTATGGGACGATAA
- a CDS encoding peroxiredoxin, translating into MEHSFPLIGEAFPELEVQTTHGRKSLPGDYKGRWFVLFSHPADFTPVCTTEFVAFAKRADQFAKLDCDLIGLSIDQVFSHIKWIQWINEKLEVKIPFPVIADDRGLVAQQLGMIHPGKGTNTVRAVFIVDPKGIVRLVLYYPQEIGRNMDEVLRAVRALQVADKNNVAIPAGWPENELIGDRVIIHPPADEKSAETRLSEHEGFDWWFCHKKL; encoded by the coding sequence ATGGAGCATTCATTTCCCCTCATTGGCGAGGCTTTTCCCGAACTTGAAGTTCAGACAACGCACGGCAGGAAATCCCTTCCGGGCGACTACAAGGGGCGATGGTTTGTCTTGTTCAGCCATCCCGCGGATTTTACTCCGGTTTGTACGACGGAATTCGTTGCCTTTGCAAAACGGGCCGACCAATTTGCAAAGCTCGATTGTGATCTTATAGGGCTTTCGATCGACCAGGTATTCAGCCACATCAAATGGATTCAGTGGATCAATGAAAAACTTGAGGTAAAAATTCCCTTCCCCGTCATTGCCGACGACAGAGGGCTTGTTGCACAGCAATTGGGCATGATCCATCCCGGGAAAGGAACCAACACCGTCCGAGCGGTATTTATCGTCGATCCCAAAGGAATCGTCCGACTGGTTCTCTACTACCCTCAGGAAATCGGTAGAAATATGGACGAGGTACTCCGTGCAGTCCGAGCACTCCAGGTTGCGGATAAAAATAATGTAGCCATACCAGCAGGTTGGCCCGAGAACGAACTGATCGGAGATCGAGTCATTATTCACCCCCCTGCCGATGAAAAGAGTGCGGAGACACGACTTTCAGAACACGAAGGCTTTGATTGGTGGTTCTGCCATAAGAAGCTTTAA
- a CDS encoding Fur family transcriptional regulator, with amino-acid sequence MNKALYRNSKQRNALYQYLLSTDTHPTAQELYEALRPDFPNLSFGTVYRNLGILEQQGMVRRLGRGSTFDRFDATVEPHYHFICDKCGRIYDLPLNVDLSLEEKVAQATGHTVTAHELDFHGICMHCKEAERQGEKDLVQKA; translated from the coding sequence ATGAATAAGGCGCTATATCGAAACAGCAAACAACGCAACGCCCTTTATCAGTATCTGCTCTCGACTGATACGCATCCTACGGCCCAAGAACTGTATGAAGCGCTACGTCCCGATTTCCCTAATCTCAGTTTCGGTACCGTTTACAGAAATCTCGGTATATTGGAACAGCAGGGGATGGTCCGAAGGCTGGGACGGGGAAGCACTTTCGACCGATTTGATGCGACGGTAGAACCCCATTATCATTTTATCTGTGACAAATGCGGAAGGATTTACGATTTGCCTCTTAACGTTGATCTTTCGCTTGAAGAAAAGGTGGCACAAGCGACGGGGCATACCGTTACCGCACACGAATTGGATTTTCATGGTATCTGCATGCATTGTAAGGAAGCCGAACGGCAAGGAGAGAAAGATCTTGTACAAAAGGCTTGA
- a CDS encoding 1-acyl-sn-glycerol-3-phosphate acyltransferase: MPNINKKQRHKTITPSPFFIKVIKPFLHWLLPRLYTIQVIRSKELNAIHPPYIIVGNHVNFWDPFLLGLYIKEVPQFVTSDNIFRTRLFGVIMKLFGSIPKSKFMSDAATVAQIVRIIKGGGVIGIFPEGRRTWDGRSLEHVPQVSKLIQRLAIPVVGVRVKGAFLARPRWARKRSKGLVELEYFSLFSGEELKGLGWEEVKQLMEKQLFHDDVAWAREKELRFVGKRRAEYVEKLLYLCPSCEGVATLVSHDNTVECSSCGYAFTYDETGELGPVTGPLRFSELGDWNDWQQKRLIERICELPDGEQIFMEEGPAMLLTGYRAQRLKKLKTGRALFSRDTLYFRTTLREGFSFPVNELEAVNVQDKEKLEFYHKGMLFRLNFVSSRASALLWYRAITGVQECLASGNLLSSDKS, encoded by the coding sequence ATGCCTAACATCAATAAGAAACAAAGACATAAAACTATCACGCCAAGTCCCTTTTTTATCAAAGTCATAAAGCCTTTTCTTCATTGGCTTCTTCCGAGGCTTTATACCATCCAGGTTATCCGTTCGAAGGAGTTGAACGCGATCCATCCCCCCTATATCATTGTCGGAAATCATGTAAATTTCTGGGATCCCTTCCTGCTGGGGCTCTATATCAAAGAGGTGCCCCAGTTCGTTACTTCGGATAACATCTTTCGCACACGCCTTTTTGGGGTTATCATGAAGCTGTTCGGTTCCATCCCGAAGTCGAAATTTATGAGTGATGCGGCAACTGTAGCCCAAATCGTGAGGATCATCAAAGGCGGGGGCGTGATCGGTATCTTTCCCGAGGGACGTAGAACTTGGGATGGTCGTAGCCTTGAGCATGTTCCTCAGGTTTCCAAACTGATTCAGCGATTGGCCATCCCTGTCGTAGGGGTAAGAGTCAAGGGTGCTTTTCTCGCCCGTCCCCGATGGGCGAGAAAAAGAAGCAAAGGGCTCGTTGAGTTGGAATACTTTTCTCTCTTTTCTGGTGAAGAGTTGAAGGGCCTTGGTTGGGAAGAGGTAAAACAGCTTATGGAAAAACAACTTTTCCATGACGATGTTGCCTGGGCTAGAGAAAAAGAACTCCGGTTTGTTGGTAAACGGCGTGCGGAATATGTTGAAAAACTCTTATACCTCTGCCCCTCCTGTGAAGGGGTTGCTACCCTTGTTTCCCATGATAATACCGTCGAATGTTCTTCCTGTGGCTATGCCTTTACCTATGACGAAACAGGAGAGCTTGGACCTGTCACCGGTCCTCTTCGTTTTTCGGAATTGGGTGATTGGAACGATTGGCAACAGAAAAGGCTCATCGAACGAATATGTGAACTTCCCGACGGTGAACAAATTTTTATGGAAGAGGGGCCTGCCATGCTTCTCACCGGCTATCGGGCACAGCGTTTGAAAAAGCTCAAAACGGGTCGTGCTCTCTTTTCCAGAGATACACTCTATTTTCGGACTACCCTACGTGAGGGGTTTTCCTTTCCCGTTAATGAACTTGAAGCCGTCAATGTACAGGACAAGGAAAAACTCGAATTTTACCATAAAGGAATGCTCTTTCGTCTCAATTTTGTTAGTAGCCGAGCCTCCGCCCTTCTTTGGTACAGGGCGATTACCGGGGTTCAGGAGTGCCTTGCTTCCGGAAATCTTCTTTCGTCCGATAAGTCCTGA
- the hydA gene encoding dihydropyrimidinase, whose product MYDVVIKNGTVVNSWGMIEADVAVSSETIVAVGLGLSGKREIDAGGKLVIPGAVDTHVHLSLDLGGGLISSDDFFTGTRAAAFGGTTTVVPFVHPESGETMESAFRRRQNEAEGDVVVDYGWHMNIGPDAFKELGGLQAAVNRVKSLGIVTFKLYMAYGYRLSDSQLFQAMEAVGRAGGLSVVHAENWDLISFLVERAVHAGEHHPRWHETCRPSSFEAEAVSKVAAIAAYLSFPAEIFHVGNRAVSKTIEDARKKNIPLFGETCPQYLFLTTDAFDREGVEGAYPVCSPPIRPEADRTAMWDALSSGALQIVSTDHCPFLAEEKEKGLETGFQKIPGGVPSIEMRLSALYSEGVRSGHISPEQWIDVCCTTPARLHGFDRKGDIAPGKDADIVIFDPEKEHYLTAETLHERCGWTPYEGMKLVGKVESTLLRGRTVVDNGSFVGAAGMGKYISRSGIDARLH is encoded by the coding sequence ATGTATGATGTGGTAATCAAAAATGGCACGGTTGTTAATAGCTGGGGTATGATCGAGGCCGATGTCGCCGTCTCTTCCGAGACGATCGTCGCCGTTGGTCTCGGCCTTTCCGGCAAACGGGAAATTGATGCCGGTGGTAAATTGGTTATCCCCGGTGCGGTGGATACCCATGTTCATCTCTCACTCGATCTCGGGGGAGGCCTGATTTCTTCCGATGACTTTTTCACCGGTACCCGTGCGGCAGCCTTCGGCGGTACCACTACGGTTGTTCCCTTTGTTCATCCGGAGTCTGGGGAGACTATGGAATCGGCTTTTCGCAGACGGCAGAATGAGGCTGAGGGGGATGTCGTTGTCGATTATGGCTGGCACATGAACATCGGCCCCGATGCTTTCAAAGAACTGGGAGGTCTCCAAGCGGCAGTTAATCGAGTAAAATCTCTTGGTATCGTCACCTTCAAACTTTATATGGCCTATGGTTATCGGCTCTCCGACAGCCAACTCTTTCAGGCAATGGAGGCTGTCGGCCGTGCAGGAGGGCTGTCGGTAGTTCATGCCGAAAATTGGGACTTGATTTCCTTTTTGGTCGAACGTGCGGTACATGCCGGTGAACACCATCCCCGTTGGCATGAAACGTGTCGTCCTTCTTCCTTTGAAGCTGAGGCAGTCTCGAAGGTTGCGGCGATTGCCGCTTACCTCTCCTTTCCTGCGGAAATCTTTCATGTCGGAAATCGTGCTGTTTCCAAGACCATTGAGGATGCCCGTAAAAAAAATATCCCCCTATTCGGAGAGACCTGCCCGCAATATCTTTTTCTCACCACCGATGCCTTTGACCGTGAGGGCGTCGAAGGGGCATATCCCGTTTGTTCTCCTCCGATACGCCCGGAGGCCGACCGCACCGCCATGTGGGACGCTTTATCTTCAGGCGCGTTGCAGATTGTATCGACCGATCACTGTCCCTTCTTGGCTGAAGAGAAAGAGAAGGGATTGGAAACCGGCTTTCAGAAGATCCCCGGAGGGGTTCCATCCATCGAAATGCGGCTGTCTGCTCTCTATAGTGAGGGGGTTCGTAGCGGGCACATATCACCTGAACAATGGATCGATGTGTGCTGTACCACTCCGGCCCGGCTCCACGGCTTTGACCGAAAAGGCGATATTGCTCCGGGGAAAGATGCCGATATCGTAATCTTCGATCCTGAGAAAGAGCATTACCTGACGGCAGAAACCCTTCATGAGCGCTGTGGATGGACCCCGTATGAGGGAATGAAACTGGTTGGAAAGGTCGAAAGCACCCTCCTTCGGGGGCGTACTGTTGTTGATAACGGAAGCTTTGTCGGCGCCGCAGGAATGGGGAAATATATCAGCCGCAGCGGTATTGACGCCCGCCTTCACTGA
- a CDS encoding tetratricopeptide repeat protein, which translates to MDFREDRPEIDALLEEADEAFDKGEFDMAVRRYSDVLRIDFEHVGALMNRGAAYHSLGQYEKALEDDLRALEYDTEDEKLFFNTGLVLNALERNDESLEYYDQALRLRFDYGLAYYARANTLAYLDRHEEAVEDYAKADRFGVEYDDIYRFWGLSCEKCGRYQDAANLYERAMDEVHDESVLCRIGYCFWMMGDYRAAEGFLHRAIGIDFGEGDACITLLALYSEQKRFSERDAVLRMLSGSEDGMSS; encoded by the coding sequence ATGGATTTTCGGGAAGATAGACCGGAGATCGATGCGCTGCTGGAAGAGGCCGACGAGGCTTTCGATAAGGGTGAATTCGATATGGCGGTGAGACGGTACAGTGATGTCCTGCGTATCGATTTCGAGCATGTAGGTGCCCTCATGAATCGGGGAGCCGCATATCACAGCCTTGGCCAGTATGAGAAGGCGCTTGAAGATGATCTCAGGGCCCTTGAATACGATACGGAAGACGAGAAGCTTTTTTTCAATACGGGACTTGTTCTCAATGCTCTGGAACGAAACGATGAGTCGCTTGAATACTACGATCAGGCGCTCCGTCTTCGTTTCGACTACGGATTGGCCTATTACGCCCGTGCCAATACCCTTGCGTATCTTGATCGCCACGAAGAAGCGGTGGAGGACTACGCTAAGGCGGACCGTTTCGGAGTGGAATATGACGATATCTACCGTTTTTGGGGCCTGAGCTGTGAAAAATGTGGTCGTTATCAGGATGCTGCTAACCTTTATGAGCGGGCGATGGATGAGGTGCATGACGAATCCGTACTCTGTCGTATCGGTTATTGTTTTTGGATGATGGGTGATTATCGTGCTGCGGAAGGTTTTCTCCATCGTGCGATCGGTATTGATTTTGGAGAGGGGGATGCTTGCATAACATTGCTTGCCCTCTACAGCGAGCAGAAACGCTTTTCCGAACGTGATGCTGTTCTCCGGATGCTTTCGGGATCTGAGGATGGGATGTCGTCATGA
- a CDS encoding CapA family protein: MISATAGGVMRIIGRIAAIFTALVLINGATIILTEYGHKAPHLPPPQERMAPPESITLLFAGDLMAHNVNFNMADYTDIYQEMKPAIEHADLAFINLETPVYEKAPYTSFPRFNVHQDYVQAAVDAGFDIFALANNHSADQEAPGIIATLELMRKLAAEEGIAYSGLRMHQRSPITPTTVKAGNWTIGFISITSFINVWSGHELIYLTDYYRNEALRRAFSDYIRTIRPLYQILVVAVHDGAEYSNTPLERKKVFFRELAEAGADVVWGNHSHVLQPWERFTKKDGTTAVLIYSMGNFISGQTWNIDPDDYKNEKNATGDSCLLNITFTKEPGKKAIPRSITPYLAFNYRDPVKGMIVRPYDKIIGDEGVPKAWKDFYRERKRLLSWFLRPDQPSS; the protein is encoded by the coding sequence ATGATATCAGCAACGGCAGGAGGAGTGATGCGTATCATCGGCCGAATTGCAGCTATTTTCACCGCACTTGTCCTTATCAACGGGGCGACCATCATTTTGACAGAGTACGGTCATAAAGCCCCTCATCTTCCACCGCCACAGGAGAGGATGGCCCCTCCTGAAAGTATCACGCTCCTTTTCGCCGGGGACCTTATGGCACACAACGTCAATTTCAACATGGCAGATTACACCGACATCTATCAAGAAATGAAGCCGGCCATTGAACATGCCGATCTGGCCTTTATAAATCTCGAAACACCTGTGTATGAAAAAGCCCCCTATACAAGCTTTCCAAGGTTTAATGTTCACCAAGATTACGTGCAAGCGGCCGTAGATGCCGGTTTCGACATCTTTGCTCTAGCAAATAATCACAGTGCCGACCAGGAAGCCCCCGGTATAATCGCGACCCTCGAACTCATGCGAAAGTTGGCAGCGGAAGAGGGCATTGCCTACTCAGGCCTCAGGATGCATCAACGTTCACCCATCACCCCCACCACGGTCAAGGCTGGTAATTGGACCATCGGCTTTATCAGTATTACAAGCTTTATCAATGTATGGAGCGGTCACGAATTGATTTACCTGACCGATTATTATCGAAATGAGGCCCTAAGAAGAGCGTTCTCGGACTATATCCGTACCATCAGGCCCCTCTATCAAATTTTAGTCGTTGCTGTACACGATGGAGCCGAATACAGTAACACGCCTCTCGAACGAAAAAAGGTATTTTTCAGGGAGCTTGCCGAAGCGGGAGCGGATGTGGTCTGGGGCAACCACAGTCATGTGCTCCAACCCTGGGAGCGCTTTACGAAAAAAGATGGAACCACGGCAGTTCTCATCTATTCCATGGGTAATTTCATCAGCGGACAGACCTGGAATATCGACCCCGACGACTATAAAAATGAGAAAAATGCGACAGGTGATTCCTGTCTTCTGAATATCACCTTTACAAAAGAGCCGGGGAAGAAGGCAATTCCCCGGAGCATAACCCCGTATCTTGCCTTTAACTATCGGGATCCTGTAAAGGGTATGATAGTTCGTCCCTACGATAAGATCATCGGTGACGAAGGTGTTCCGAAAGCATGGAAAGATTTTTATCGGGAACGGAAGCGACTCCTCTCGTGGTTCCTTCGCCCTGATCAGCCCTCGTCGTGA
- a CDS encoding TrmB family transcriptional regulator, with protein MKSDIEETLSYFKEMGFTEYEAKVYLSLLAEHPASAYTISQNSGVPHSRVYDVTRRLIKQGLAASSGTKPELFSPLSPGELIEKLRREYEVFTDELEKRLTSGNFISDFDPVWNLPNRSKAIELAKDLIGRAKSTIYIGIWQEELGAFERVLRKAEKQGVKVYMLLYGEEKPSFGEVYLHETENMDSYSELGHTLDCTVDSTWCITGTLGGQLPCQIVWTKNRGLVQSIQSYISHDFYLAELHHHFGDQIDRLFGKNLTRLRKKFS; from the coding sequence ATGAAATCTGATATCGAAGAGACTCTTTCCTATTTCAAGGAGATGGGATTCACCGAATATGAAGCAAAAGTCTATCTTTCGCTGTTGGCAGAACATCCGGCAAGTGCCTATACCATCAGCCAGAATTCCGGTGTACCGCACAGCCGTGTCTACGATGTCACCCGCAGACTGATAAAGCAGGGACTTGCGGCAAGCAGCGGGACAAAGCCGGAACTCTTCAGCCCGCTCTCTCCCGGGGAACTTATTGAAAAGCTGCGGCGTGAGTATGAAGTGTTCACCGACGAGCTTGAAAAACGACTTACTTCGGGAAATTTCATTTCAGATTTCGATCCGGTCTGGAATCTTCCCAACCGATCAAAGGCAATAGAGCTTGCAAAGGATCTAATCGGTCGAGCAAAATCGACGATTTATATCGGTATCTGGCAGGAAGAACTGGGCGCCTTTGAAAGGGTATTACGAAAGGCGGAAAAACAGGGTGTTAAGGTTTACATGCTGCTGTATGGTGAAGAAAAACCGAGCTTTGGAGAGGTCTATCTCCACGAAACCGAAAACATGGATTCCTATTCGGAGCTGGGTCACACCCTCGATTGTACCGTCGACTCAACCTGGTGTATCACCGGCACGCTCGGAGGACAACTCCCCTGCCAGATTGTCTGGACGAAAAACAGGGGACTTGTTCAGTCGATCCAGAGTTATATCTCTCACGACTTCTACCTTGCGGAGCTACACCACCACTTCGGCGACCAGATCGACCGGCTTTTCGGAAAAAATCTTACCAGACTCAGGAAGAAATTTTCCTAA
- a CDS encoding Cof-type HAD-IIB family hydrolase, translating to MNAQSAVRLLAVDLDDTLLREDLTISNDNKQALIKAEEAGVTVLLASGRVFEAMHHYADELGMTARPGYLISNNGGTITRSDTGELVSRKTIEPVLAQQIYEAVKTRNFPTEIYRGRSVYVDRDNSWTDIDCSLSGLTKKIVPDFAKTLAEEPPVKMVVPGDPKVLEKVQAELTEMFGDTLTIFTSKPFFLEMLPKDADKGQALAYLAQSLGIAREEVMAIGDSCNDLAMIQWAGIGVVMVNGNEAVKAEATYVTRKTNEENGVAEAVEHFILHRHP from the coding sequence ATGAATGCACAATCAGCGGTTCGCCTTCTCGCAGTCGACCTCGACGATACGCTGTTACGAGAAGATTTAACCATCAGCAACGACAACAAACAAGCTCTTATTAAAGCTGAAGAGGCAGGAGTTACGGTGTTGCTTGCATCGGGCAGAGTATTCGAGGCAATGCATCACTATGCAGATGAATTGGGGATGACAGCCCGCCCCGGATATCTTATCAGCAACAACGGTGGAACCATCACCAGAAGTGATACGGGAGAATTGGTATCTCGCAAAACAATAGAACCCGTTCTTGCACAGCAAATCTATGAGGCTGTCAAAACAAGAAATTTTCCAACCGAAATTTACCGGGGCAGATCTGTCTATGTCGACAGAGATAACAGTTGGACAGACATCGACTGCTCCTTATCTGGTTTGACAAAAAAAATCGTACCGGATTTTGCAAAGACACTGGCCGAAGAGCCTCCGGTAAAGATGGTGGTTCCAGGAGATCCCAAAGTACTTGAAAAGGTACAGGCAGAGCTTACCGAGATGTTCGGTGATACCCTAACGATTTTCACTTCAAAACCCTTTTTCCTCGAAATGTTGCCAAAGGATGCGGATAAGGGCCAGGCACTTGCCTATCTTGCACAGAGTTTGGGAATTGCCAGGGAGGAGGTCATGGCCATTGGCGATTCGTGTAACGACCTGGCAATGATTCAATGGGCAGGCATCGGCGTTGTCATGGTGAATGGAAACGAGGCAGTGAAAGCAGAGGCCACCTACGTTACTCGAAAAACAAACGAAGAAAACGGGGTTGCCGAAGCAGTTGAACATTTTATTTTACACCGCCATCCGTAA